One stretch of Paenibacillus sp. FSL R5-0341 DNA includes these proteins:
- the iolG gene encoding inositol 2-dehydrogenase translates to MGKDKVRIGIIGAGRIGKIHADNLLRNLHAEIVGISDLFAGPDLEAWASRRGIPVVTTDSSQLISMPNVDAVLICSSTDTHVPLIEQAAQAGKHIFCEKPVSMDLAQTQAAVAAVQKAGVKLQIGFNRRFDHNFRRVRAHVQDGTIGDPHIIKITSRDPSPPPAEYIRVSGGIFMDMMIHDFDMARYLSGSEVEEVYAQGNVLINPVFAEHGDVDTAIVTMTFANGAIGVIDNSRQAVYGYDQRVEVFGSMGSAAAANDHPNTAEISTATGLMRDKPLHFFLERYNEAYVQETALFIDAIINDTPVIVDGHDAVQAERIALAAKMSMERGRPVKLSEVPGVSLESQTATS, encoded by the coding sequence ATGGGCAAGGACAAAGTGAGAATTGGCATCATCGGTGCTGGACGGATCGGCAAAATTCATGCAGACAATCTCCTGCGCAACCTGCATGCCGAGATTGTGGGAATCAGTGACTTGTTCGCGGGTCCTGATTTGGAGGCTTGGGCCTCCAGACGTGGCATTCCTGTTGTAACGACAGACAGCAGTCAGTTGATCTCGATGCCTAATGTAGACGCGGTGCTGATCTGTTCTTCAACAGATACACATGTGCCGCTGATCGAACAGGCCGCCCAGGCGGGCAAACACATCTTTTGCGAGAAGCCGGTCAGCATGGATCTAGCACAGACTCAAGCGGCTGTAGCGGCGGTCCAGAAGGCTGGCGTGAAGCTGCAAATCGGATTTAACCGCCGCTTCGATCACAACTTCAGACGGGTACGTGCACATGTGCAGGATGGTACGATTGGTGATCCACATATTATCAAAATTACGTCTCGTGACCCGAGTCCGCCGCCTGCGGAGTACATTCGGGTATCTGGCGGGATCTTCATGGACATGATGATTCATGATTTTGACATGGCACGCTATCTGTCCGGGAGTGAAGTGGAAGAAGTATACGCCCAGGGCAATGTGCTGATTAATCCGGTCTTTGCAGAACATGGTGACGTGGATACAGCGATTGTAACGATGACGTTTGCCAACGGAGCGATTGGTGTTATTGATAACAGCCGTCAGGCTGTATATGGATACGATCAGCGTGTTGAAGTATTTGGTTCGATGGGCAGCGCGGCAGCAGCGAATGATCATCCGAATACGGCTGAGATCAGTACAGCGACCGGGCTGATGCGCGACAAACCGTTACACTTTTTCCTGGAACGTTACAATGAAGCGTATGTACAGGAGACAGCCCTCTTTATTGATGCAATCATTAATGATACACCGGTTATCGTAGATGGCCATGATGCAGTACAGGCAGAACGAATTGCGCTGGCAGCAAAAATGTCCATGGAGCGGGGAAGACCTGTGAAGCTGAGTGAAGTCCCTGGGGTGTCCCTGGAATCGCAAACGGCAACGTCATAG
- the iolB gene encoding 5-deoxy-glucuronate isomerase, with protein sequence MSERIVKPVVNPEGDGTLINVTPESAGWEYVGFQVAKLAEGETLTRESGDQELCVVLLSGFANVSTREHTWDNIGKRMSVFEKIPPYSVYVSISDQVQITARTELEIAICVAPGKGTYPARLIAPEDVGVEARGYGNLERQIHNILPEQKEADSLLVVEVFTPDGHWSSYPPHKHDRDALPDESLLEETYYFRVQPEQGFAIQRIYTDDRSVDETLAVKNGEVVLVPDGYHPVGAPPGYEVYYLNVMAGPTRTWKFHNDPDHEWLMKK encoded by the coding sequence ATGTCAGAACGTATTGTGAAACCCGTGGTCAATCCGGAGGGGGACGGTACGCTTATCAACGTAACACCGGAGTCGGCGGGGTGGGAATATGTTGGCTTTCAGGTAGCGAAGCTGGCGGAGGGGGAGACGCTAACCCGTGAGAGCGGTGATCAGGAACTCTGTGTGGTGCTCCTCAGCGGTTTCGCCAATGTAAGTACCCGGGAGCACACATGGGATAATATCGGAAAAAGAATGAGTGTTTTCGAGAAAATCCCGCCGTATTCGGTCTACGTCTCAATTTCCGATCAAGTGCAGATCACAGCGCGTACTGAACTAGAAATTGCTATATGTGTTGCGCCCGGAAAAGGCACGTATCCGGCTCGTCTCATTGCACCCGAAGATGTAGGGGTAGAGGCGAGAGGATATGGCAATCTGGAGCGCCAGATTCACAACATTTTGCCGGAACAAAAGGAAGCGGACAGTCTGCTCGTTGTTGAGGTGTTCACACCAGATGGGCATTGGTCCAGTTACCCGCCACATAAGCATGATCGGGACGCACTCCCGGATGAATCTTTGCTGGAAGAAACGTATTATTTCCGTGTGCAGCCTGAGCAGGGGTTTGCCATTCAGCGTATATACACGGATGATCGCTCTGTGGATGAGACGCTTGCAGTGAAAAACGGTGAAGTGGTGCTTGTTCCGGACGGATATCATCCGGTAGGTGCTCCTCCGGGGTATGAGGTCTACTATCTGAACGTGATGGCTGGCCCAACCCGGACATGGAAATTCCATAACGACCCTGACCATGAGTGGTTGATGAAAAAGTAA
- a CDS encoding LacI family DNA-binding transcriptional regulator translates to MKATIYDIAREAGVSIATVSQVINGKGKISEKRRAEIMEIMERLHYQPSAIAAALTGKQTYTLGLLVPDISNPYFAELARAVEDRSRQLGYSVVICSTDNKDERVERYLNLLQQKRVDGMMVGTGIDNAEILSPLLQQSIPVALIARHMPSLSVHTVTIDDILGGALAAEHLLELGHTRLAVLSEPSKVSSSQERVRGFRETLIKAGQTLEPNQIRESAADLSSAKKEALLLLGENDHPTGLFCCNDIQAIGALQAAKELGLRVPEDVSIIGFDNTILASVTSPPLTTVAQPIEELGHRAVDLLIEELKDERKEPQKIVLKPELVIRDSAGRVLG, encoded by the coding sequence ATGAAAGCAACCATATACGATATAGCACGCGAGGCGGGTGTATCCATTGCAACCGTCTCGCAGGTCATTAATGGCAAAGGCAAAATCAGCGAGAAGCGACGCGCCGAGATTATGGAGATCATGGAACGCCTACATTATCAACCCAGCGCGATCGCAGCTGCACTTACAGGTAAGCAGACGTATACACTGGGGCTGCTCGTACCGGACATTTCGAACCCGTATTTCGCAGAACTGGCGAGAGCAGTCGAGGATCGAAGCCGTCAATTGGGCTACAGTGTGGTCATCTGCAGTACGGATAATAAGGACGAGCGGGTAGAGCGTTACCTGAATCTGCTTCAGCAAAAAAGGGTAGATGGCATGATGGTCGGAACCGGAATCGATAATGCCGAAATTTTGTCACCTCTCTTGCAGCAGTCCATCCCTGTCGCTTTGATTGCCCGTCATATGCCGTCCCTGTCGGTTCATACAGTCACCATTGACGACATACTCGGCGGAGCACTCGCAGCGGAGCATCTGCTTGAACTTGGGCACACCCGTCTAGCGGTATTGTCGGAACCGTCCAAAGTCAGCAGCAGTCAGGAACGTGTACGCGGATTCCGTGAAACACTGATTAAGGCAGGTCAGACGCTGGAACCGAATCAGATCCGAGAATCGGCAGCTGACCTGAGCTCGGCCAAAAAAGAGGCGCTACTGCTGCTCGGTGAGAACGATCACCCAACAGGTTTGTTCTGTTGTAATGACATTCAGGCCATTGGTGCTCTTCAGGCAGCCAAAGAGCTGGGGCTACGTGTGCCAGAGGATGTGTCGATTATCGGGTTTGATAATACCATTTTGGCTTCGGTAACCAGTCCACCGCTTACGACCGTTGCCCAGCCAATTGAAGAACTGGGACATCGGGCTGTAGATCTGTTGATTGAAGAGTTGAAGGATGAGCGTAAAGAGCCGCAGAAAATTGTGCTGAAGCCTGAGCTGGTTATCCGAGATTCAGCAGGCCGTGTATTGGGCTGA
- a CDS encoding methyl-accepting chemotaxis protein, whose amino-acid sequence MKLKPKLMIMFLAAVLITALPLASLGLVQTEKQATRNVDSKLNGLMASSANQLDGWISSNAKVIETLGFVIQEGVPEGELTEEYFNIMKLGSNKESLSDLYYGSEQDGSFMNGSDWTPDADYDPRQRPWYQEAKQANQLTYSDPYLDMMSEQYAVSIAMPVQNKEGTMQGVVAGDLLLSTLTDTVGKINLDGLGYTFLIDKNGLLLAHPDDKLVNTSAADNAELNPLLADMQANPSGQKPFQYNDENYLLFYHQIPSTGWAVGSIISEKLAYAEYYELRNNYILIIGITLLVVLAGAYWIATLFIKPLRSLHGTSRQMSSGDFTGRVQIKGKDEFAELGMAFNQMSDQLSTLFRQVTASADRVQSISGEMQEHTDNTKRIAEQISIATDELAQGSSTQAESVYDGSSRLSEMSNSVGGINRSVEQSVTMMREAGEAMLAGLQAVDHQVELSDGNRQSIDRVGESITLLADKSQKIEDIVSMIQGIASQTNLLALNASIEAARAGEHGRGFAVVAEEVRKLAEQSAGSAQDIIVLLNEIQAASRQSVSEVDSAEHGIEQQVAAVHEMRNSFMRIKQSIEGIDNQLQQVSSATTELDSSSGKIAEVISSVAAMSQQSAASTEEVASSTQEQFNYITSISERSNELAQQANTLAEEVKKFKI is encoded by the coding sequence ATGTGGACTCCAAATTGAATGGCTTAATGGCCTCTTCAGCAAATCAGTTGGATGGTTGGATCAGCAGTAATGCCAAAGTCATCGAAACGTTAGGTTTTGTCATCCAGGAAGGCGTGCCTGAGGGAGAACTCACGGAAGAATACTTTAACATTATGAAGCTGGGCAGTAACAAAGAGAGTCTGTCGGATCTGTATTACGGTTCAGAGCAGGACGGCAGCTTCATGAATGGTTCAGACTGGACTCCCGATGCCGATTATGACCCAAGACAGCGTCCATGGTACCAGGAAGCGAAGCAAGCCAATCAGTTGACATACTCTGATCCTTATCTGGATATGATGTCGGAGCAATACGCGGTATCGATTGCCATGCCGGTTCAAAATAAAGAAGGCACAATGCAAGGGGTTGTCGCAGGCGACCTGTTGCTCTCTACACTTACCGATACCGTGGGGAAAATAAACCTGGACGGGTTGGGCTATACCTTTTTAATCGATAAAAACGGGCTGCTTCTGGCTCACCCTGATGATAAGCTCGTGAACACCTCAGCCGCTGATAATGCGGAGTTAAACCCGCTGTTGGCAGATATGCAGGCGAATCCGTCAGGTCAGAAGCCCTTCCAATATAATGACGAGAATTATCTATTGTTCTATCATCAGATTCCAAGCACCGGCTGGGCTGTAGGCTCCATCATCTCCGAGAAGTTGGCCTACGCTGAGTATTATGAATTGCGCAATAACTACATTCTCATTATCGGTATTACGTTGCTGGTTGTATTGGCAGGTGCCTATTGGATCGCAACACTCTTCATCAAGCCGCTGAGAAGTCTGCATGGAACGTCACGCCAGATGTCGAGTGGTGACTTTACAGGACGGGTGCAGATCAAAGGCAAAGATGAGTTCGCTGAGCTTGGCATGGCGTTCAATCAGATGTCAGATCAGCTTAGCACGCTGTTCAGACAAGTAACGGCCTCTGCTGATCGCGTACAAAGTATCTCGGGTGAGATGCAGGAGCATACGGACAACACCAAGCGCATCGCGGAGCAGATCTCCATTGCCACGGATGAACTCGCTCAAGGCTCCAGTACACAGGCTGAATCGGTGTATGATGGCTCAAGCCGTCTGTCGGAGATGAGCAATAGTGTGGGCGGTATTAATCGCAGTGTGGAGCAGTCCGTAACGATGATGCGCGAAGCAGGAGAAGCCATGCTGGCTGGACTGCAGGCGGTAGATCACCAGGTGGAACTTTCGGATGGCAACCGTCAATCCATCGACCGCGTAGGTGAATCGATCACCCTACTGGCAGACAAATCACAGAAGATTGAAGACATCGTCAGCATGATTCAAGGTATCGCCTCCCAGACCAACCTGCTTGCCTTGAACGCTTCCATTGAAGCGGCCAGAGCGGGTGAACATGGACGTGGATTCGCGGTGGTTGCCGAGGAAGTACGCAAACTGGCTGAACAATCCGCAGGATCTGCTCAGGATATCATCGTGTTGCTGAATGAAATCCAGGCGGCTAGTCGTCAAAGTGTGAGCGAGGTTGATTCTGCTGAACATGGTATTGAGCAGCAGGTCGCTGCGGTGCATGAGATGCGAAATTCGTTTATGCGAATCAAACAATCCATTGAAGGCATCGACAACCAGCTTCAGCAGGTATCATCTGCAACAACTGAACTGGACAGCAGCTCGGGCAAAATTGCTGAAGTGATCTCCAGCGTAGCGGCCATGTCGCAACAGAGCGCCGCTTCCACAGAAGAGGTTGCTTCCTCTACGCAGGAACAGTTCAATTACATTACGAGTATCTCGGAGCGCTCCAATGAACTGGCTCAACAAGCTAATACGCTCGCCGAGGAAGTGAAGAAGTTCAAGATTTAA